The Lepus europaeus isolate LE1 chromosome 6, mLepTim1.pri, whole genome shotgun sequence genome includes a window with the following:
- the C6H12orf60 gene encoding uncharacterized protein C12orf60 homolog, with the protein MSSELEKDKERLVQAATTFFYHIRDLSSSINAFTELCNHSMNTQIPSLPVKEDIIIKDLCEQMLSVFKEVQSAVDAQYSDMQKEPICSKVAATMCCLAEKSANVKDLQQSAKDMLRNVHSPVLVSALKNSNVLGSLESSLSLLMKSPIMSLQLSDFHREDTKEQPDATASEKTMSPDPSKATTVDTLKKLQDALKTENTDNPIGSAADHLEHIVKTMEPTIAVLQKSRKAMEMGTSVFKKVDGK; encoded by the coding sequence ATGTCTTCAGAGTTAGAAAAGGATAAGGAGAGGCTAGTTCAAGCTGCCACAACATTCTTCTATCATATACGAGATCTTTCTTCCTCCATAAATGCATTTACTGAGTTGTGCAACCACAGTATGAATACTCAGATCCCCTCACTACCTGTGAAAGAAGACATTATTATCAAAGATCTATGTGAACAAATGCTCAGCGTTTTTAAGGAGGTGCAGTCTGCAGTGGATGCACAATACAGTGATATGCAGAAGGAGCCTATATGTTCCAAGGTTGCAGCAACTATGTGCTGCTTGGCTGAGAAGAGTGCCAATGTGAAAGATTTGCAACAGTCAGCTAAAGACATGCTACGAAACGTCCACTCACCAGTCCTTGTCTCTGCACTGAAAAATAGTAATGTCCTGGGGAGTTTGGAGTCTTCTCTTTCCCTATTGATGAAATCCCCCATCATGAGTCTTCAGTTAAGTGACTTCCACAGAGAAGACACCAAAGAGCAACCAGATGCCACTGCTTCTGAGAAAACAATGAGTCCAGATCCTTCTAAAGCCACTACAGTAGACACTTTGAAAAAGCTGCAAGATGCACTGAAAACTGAGAATACTGACAATCCCATAGGGTCCGCAGCAGATCATTTGGAACATATTGTCAAGACTATGGAACCAACCATAGCGGTCCTTCAAAAATCCAGAAAGGCTATGGAAATGGGTACTTCTGTGTTTAAGAAAGTAGATGGCAAGTAG